In Brevibacterium zhoupengii, the following are encoded in one genomic region:
- a CDS encoding type III PLP-dependent enzyme domain-containing protein: MNSTEHPRITGPPTPAFVIDKSALELLVNRFQGALAQHWPNSVMSYSVKTNSLPWLLTYMKRQGIWAEVVSDSEYRLACAIGYEPEQIVYNGPVKSRKVLRAALRNGSLTNLDSNREVRWAAELAAEDPSLDVRVGLRVNWDLDALCPGESTVVGESSRFGFDYTNGDLEAVISRLSEAGASVVGLHMHRNSRTKSLQVYQAAAGVAAEIISTLDLHLDWIDIGGGFFGSLEDTTMFADYISCIRAELESVVDPDRTLLVIEPGGSVIATPVELHAQVLDTKDIGTQRFVITDTSRTDIDPLFRKQVSYDIATEAVPSTSHPEQVLAGFTCMEDDRLMVLKDSPKLVEGDRIVFRRVGAYTMTYGSSFIEFQPAVYVLHEDSLTLVRRRGGVEDYLNGNMWATGQPPPADAPSD, from the coding sequence ATGAACTCCACAGAACATCCACGGATCACAGGTCCGCCGACTCCGGCCTTCGTCATCGACAAGTCTGCGCTCGAATTGCTGGTCAATCGCTTTCAGGGTGCGTTGGCGCAGCATTGGCCCAATTCCGTCATGTCATATTCCGTGAAGACGAACTCCCTGCCGTGGCTTCTGACCTATATGAAACGGCAGGGTATCTGGGCAGAAGTCGTCTCGGACTCCGAATACAGGCTGGCCTGCGCAATCGGCTACGAGCCGGAGCAGATCGTGTACAACGGCCCGGTCAAGAGCCGGAAGGTCCTCCGCGCCGCCTTGCGTAACGGATCGCTCACGAATTTGGACTCGAACAGGGAAGTCAGGTGGGCGGCCGAGCTGGCCGCCGAGGACCCGAGTCTGGATGTGCGAGTCGGCCTCCGGGTCAATTGGGACCTCGATGCGCTGTGTCCGGGGGAGAGCACCGTGGTCGGCGAGTCGAGCCGATTCGGTTTCGACTACACCAACGGCGATCTCGAAGCGGTGATCTCACGGTTGTCCGAAGCCGGCGCAAGCGTCGTCGGTCTCCACATGCACCGGAACTCTCGAACCAAGAGTCTGCAGGTGTATCAGGCAGCGGCCGGAGTCGCCGCGGAGATCATCTCGACCCTTGACCTTCACCTGGACTGGATCGACATCGGAGGCGGCTTCTTCGGGAGCCTCGAAGACACCACAATGTTTGCGGACTACATCTCCTGCATCCGCGCAGAGCTCGAGTCCGTCGTTGATCCCGACCGGACTCTGCTGGTCATCGAACCCGGGGGCTCCGTAATTGCGACCCCGGTGGAGCTGCATGCGCAGGTACTCGACACCAAGGACATCGGGACCCAGCGGTTCGTCATCACGGACACGAGCAGGACCGATATCGATCCGCTCTTTCGCAAGCAGGTCTCGTATGACATCGCCACCGAAGCCGTTCCGAGCACGAGCCATCCTGAACAGGTGCTCGCCGGGTTCACGTGCATGGAAGACGACAGACTGATGGTGTTGAAGGACTCTCCTAAACTCGTTGAGGGAGACAGAATCGTCTTCCGACGAGTCGGCGCCTACACCATGACCTACGGTTCTTCGTTCATCGAGTTTCAGCCGGCGGTCTATGTCCTTCACGAGGATTCGCTGACTCTGGTGCGACGTCGTGGGGGAGTTGAGGACTACCTCAACGGCAATATGTGGGCGACTGGGCAGCCGCCGCCAGCAGATGCTCCATCTGACTAG
- a CDS encoding ATP-grasp domain-containing protein — protein MIGSAGRRLYLIDWFRAAFSTLGLNGRIIVAENDPSSAAASYGDETRLLPRYTDPSYGDEILRLVDEVKPRLFLSANDYELMQLHVKTGIADSLRDRGVFVPGVSAAWQIGCADKLRMAQMLADVDVPTPRTVKGSDLARLLATAGRSDEFVVKHRFGSRSSGLAVASASGVGEAVAHSAKSVPPRAGRADPRDDVIVQPLVPGSEYGVDIVSSLVEQGSLSGVFARRKLRMRAGETDKAVTVDAEPFREASGKIARAAGLSGLIDVDMFLDDAGQVSVIDINPRFGGGYPFVHLAGADVPLYYTGQVFGIPIDEGWKQYEAGVISAKYQETRVTSRGSRVDTDFSAEMEHT, from the coding sequence GTGATCGGCTCTGCGGGCCGACGCCTCTATCTCATTGATTGGTTTCGTGCTGCTTTCTCTACACTCGGCTTGAACGGGAGGATCATCGTCGCCGAAAATGATCCCTCGAGCGCCGCTGCATCGTATGGGGACGAGACTCGGCTGCTGCCGAGATACACCGATCCCTCCTACGGCGATGAGATTCTGCGGTTAGTTGATGAGGTCAAGCCGCGGCTCTTCCTCTCGGCGAATGACTACGAGCTGATGCAGCTGCACGTGAAGACGGGTATCGCGGACTCCCTGCGTGACCGTGGTGTCTTCGTCCCCGGTGTCTCTGCCGCATGGCAGATCGGCTGTGCAGACAAACTTCGGATGGCGCAGATGCTTGCAGACGTTGATGTCCCCACCCCGAGAACAGTGAAGGGCAGTGATCTGGCCAGGCTTCTCGCGACTGCGGGGAGAAGCGACGAATTCGTCGTCAAACACCGATTCGGTAGTCGTTCTTCCGGTTTGGCCGTGGCGTCTGCCAGTGGTGTAGGGGAGGCGGTAGCTCATTCCGCCAAAAGTGTTCCGCCCCGCGCCGGCAGGGCAGATCCCAGGGATGATGTCATCGTGCAACCCCTGGTGCCCGGCAGCGAATACGGTGTCGACATCGTCTCCAGCCTGGTGGAACAGGGGTCGCTCTCCGGAGTTTTCGCCCGCCGCAAGCTGCGGATGCGCGCCGGCGAGACCGACAAGGCCGTCACTGTTGACGCCGAGCCGTTCCGGGAAGCCTCGGGCAAGATCGCTCGGGCGGCAGGGTTGTCCGGGCTGATCGATGTCGACATGTTCCTCGACGATGCGGGACAGGTGTCCGTCATCGATATCAATCCTCGGTTCGGAGGCGGCTATCCCTTCGTGCACCTGGCAGGAGCAGACGTTCCCCTCTACTACACGGGTCAGGTCTTCGGGATCCCCATCGATGAGGGATGGAAGCAGTACGAGGCGGGCGTCATCTCCGCCAAATATCAGGAAACCCGGGTGACGTCTCGTGGTTCGCGAGTGGATACCGACTTCTCCGCCGAGATGGAACACACATAG
- a CDS encoding LuxR C-terminal-related transcriptional regulator, translating into MTQRHLHRSPPIFGREDELRAIEESLTDASGVGILIEGDVGMGKTRLGREVHRRRGGKEPWLHADRVLSQTPFGIFGMIVDLDEPGGLIGRVIVAVTGGAQIPTVFVDDAHYLDEHSVRMLSQLVADGRIKLVAMTRHSMVGEFWPFADLVDEQMLAQMVLGPLTTKDMRTAVEYSFGGIAAQGVLDIVEFHSGRNPGKLLELLEYCRRQNRLLMRKGVLVLDGLDIDFDVRARDFARIDLDQYSAEEREALELVVMAGEIDIDLMLTAGLGPAADRLVDVDELRIVGGTSRVYIAREHHASETIRYNAPIGRSRKWYGMVRDYPDNPSRRSQMLRTEWALGCGAAVDERQVVAAAMTAIEMGEWHRALRIMADVPIARLTAPELYELASLYCNVGQVALGLDLLAHCLHRACCPGLVVTAAVLWANRQVTHRSVALEVADFTAALDRIAAGEIDCCDDESCHPNEANLDHEARRAFAAESLDDATARTVLLTIWSAVGTYGPPDADLLRSHAFDTSLPHVYRMGAALICASRDLELGRARRAQEVLALVKRELPAVGMGSMLLRMLEARVMMELGDLDAVHRSLQLPQTSDIAHIAAHSGTSDIMAAEVSLIEGDLDQSLRFARAGVEALDHWNQSSMLVSALGVSQYIATLSGETDIAEDFDAKFAQMESSGLHVESRRALVFTLISRWLRTSDPESERRLRHLLEDADRDQEFGLSAQIRSLLFRHLGEVDVAEMRCLSAAGEGHAFRLLGAVGEALWSKDAAVLLRFADTQRLSAPDIAARCVQMARERLNHRGSAPLARGSYDLSVQLTEREREICGFLVKGKSNAEIAVLLGAAVRTVEGHAYRLYRKLGVTRRHQVAEAVARLNIEALGSAKQETDRS; encoded by the coding sequence ATGACCCAGCGGCATCTGCATCGAAGCCCACCGATCTTCGGCCGCGAAGACGAGCTCCGAGCCATTGAGGAATCGCTGACTGACGCCTCCGGAGTCGGCATCCTCATCGAAGGCGATGTGGGCATGGGAAAGACGCGTCTGGGGAGAGAGGTGCACCGTCGCCGAGGTGGGAAGGAGCCCTGGTTACACGCTGACCGCGTGCTCAGCCAGACCCCGTTCGGGATCTTCGGGATGATCGTTGATCTCGATGAGCCAGGTGGTCTGATCGGTCGCGTGATCGTGGCGGTGACTGGGGGCGCGCAGATCCCAACCGTGTTCGTCGACGACGCTCACTATCTCGACGAACACAGCGTTCGTATGCTGTCGCAGCTCGTAGCCGACGGCAGGATCAAGCTTGTGGCAATGACTCGCCATTCGATGGTGGGCGAGTTCTGGCCCTTTGCCGATCTGGTCGACGAACAGATGCTTGCGCAGATGGTGCTGGGGCCGCTGACGACGAAGGACATGCGCACCGCAGTCGAGTACAGTTTTGGCGGGATCGCCGCCCAGGGAGTCCTCGACATCGTCGAGTTCCACTCGGGGCGCAACCCCGGAAAGCTGTTGGAACTGCTCGAATACTGCCGGAGGCAGAACCGCCTTCTGATGCGTAAGGGCGTTCTCGTCCTCGACGGTCTCGACATCGACTTCGATGTCCGAGCCCGCGACTTCGCTCGCATCGATCTCGATCAGTATTCGGCAGAGGAGAGGGAAGCCCTCGAGCTGGTCGTCATGGCAGGCGAGATCGACATCGACCTGATGCTCACGGCCGGACTTGGTCCAGCAGCCGACCGACTCGTTGATGTCGATGAGCTGCGCATCGTCGGGGGCACTTCTCGCGTCTACATTGCACGCGAACACCACGCCTCGGAGACGATTCGCTACAACGCGCCGATCGGCCGCAGCCGGAAGTGGTACGGCATGGTCCGCGACTATCCGGACAATCCCAGCAGACGCTCCCAGATGCTCAGGACGGAATGGGCGCTGGGGTGTGGAGCGGCCGTGGACGAACGGCAGGTCGTCGCTGCCGCGATGACCGCGATTGAGATGGGCGAATGGCATCGAGCCCTGCGAATCATGGCAGATGTCCCGATAGCTCGATTGACGGCGCCGGAACTCTACGAGCTGGCAAGCCTCTACTGCAACGTTGGGCAGGTGGCCTTGGGACTCGATCTCCTCGCTCATTGTCTGCACAGAGCGTGCTGCCCGGGACTCGTCGTCACCGCCGCAGTGTTGTGGGCCAACCGCCAGGTCACTCACCGGTCAGTGGCGCTTGAGGTTGCCGACTTCACCGCGGCGCTCGACAGGATCGCTGCGGGCGAGATCGACTGCTGCGACGACGAGTCGTGCCACCCGAACGAGGCGAACCTTGACCATGAGGCGAGGAGGGCCTTCGCCGCGGAAAGCTTAGATGATGCAACGGCGAGGACGGTGCTGCTGACTATCTGGTCTGCTGTGGGCACCTACGGCCCTCCGGATGCAGATCTGCTGCGTTCCCATGCATTTGATACCTCCTTGCCCCACGTCTATCGCATGGGAGCGGCGCTCATCTGCGCATCCCGCGACCTGGAGCTTGGGCGAGCTCGCAGGGCCCAGGAAGTCCTCGCGCTGGTGAAACGTGAACTCCCTGCTGTGGGAATGGGTTCAATGCTCCTGCGAATGCTCGAGGCAAGGGTGATGATGGAACTGGGCGATTTGGACGCTGTTCATCGTTCGCTGCAGCTGCCGCAGACGAGCGATATCGCTCATATCGCGGCACACAGCGGAACCAGCGACATCATGGCGGCGGAGGTTTCACTGATTGAGGGCGACTTGGACCAGTCGCTGCGTTTTGCGCGTGCTGGTGTCGAAGCATTGGATCATTGGAATCAGTCTTCCATGCTCGTCTCGGCGCTGGGGGTGTCGCAGTACATCGCTACGCTCAGCGGAGAGACGGACATAGCTGAGGACTTTGACGCCAAATTTGCTCAGATGGAGTCCTCCGGGCTGCACGTTGAGTCCAGACGGGCGCTGGTGTTCACTCTCATCTCTCGGTGGCTGCGGACCTCTGATCCGGAATCCGAGAGGCGGCTGCGGCACCTGCTCGAGGACGCAGACAGGGACCAGGAATTCGGTCTCTCGGCACAGATTCGCTCGCTCCTGTTTCGCCATCTCGGAGAGGTCGATGTCGCAGAGATGCGTTGTCTCTCCGCAGCGGGTGAAGGGCACGCATTTCGACTCCTCGGGGCAGTGGGTGAGGCGCTGTGGTCGAAGGATGCTGCGGTGCTGTTGAGATTTGCTGATACGCAGCGATTGTCCGCGCCGGACATTGCCGCTCGATGTGTGCAGATGGCCCGGGAGCGACTCAATCATCGCGGCAGCGCGCCCCTCGCGCGCGGTTCCTACGACCTGTCCGTCCAACTGACGGAGCGGGAGCGGGAGATCTGCGGCTTCTTGGTCAAAGGAAAATCGAACGCGGAAATAGCGGTTCTTCTCGGAGCGGCAGTGAGAACGGTCGAAGGCCACGCCTATCGCCTTTACCGAAAGCTCGGAGTCACTCGTCGGCATCAGGTTGCAGAGGCCGTGGCGAGGTTGAATATCGAAGCGTTGGGATCAGCGAAGCAGGAGACCGACCGCTCATAG
- a CDS encoding LuxR C-terminal-related transcriptional regulator, translating to MRSTRAAAKGSRAEIAEITGFLADPHICGVLVIGASGMGKTTIINGVAANLDPDVPVFRFRGSNLIASRKLGIFEVLLSCEGEQADEIASGAALSVMSRIFEREQSPVVLIDNADRVDEHSLSIISQLASAGRIRLVAAAETIRPPIDLLAALWTAGRIVRTDLEGLDEDAIAAIARETGGELDDRTIADYRQKSQGNPRMLRKLIVGAAASASSRRGADHRALWNVRPEQKRILEMIAMAGALPYEALRTLCEPEVLDNLVEGGIINITRGRYAEVSVVEPAVAQSLRDGVQPSHSLQLLRDITPVLETTPLVGAALFGQVRWTQNWGVPVDEVKVLGAAMWANERGDFAAAIELLRHSNSDDPEIYLELARGERGRGDSVEAEHIVDRLISSPQVGEGSDRYLSRLACIELRLTDPREPRTLRTEWIRERLRSPVDTGRLDVTRAQFDVRGGRLDEGRKLAERVFRNRSCLPRHRQRACSLLGQVEIMCGRIERGLEYLTQAEMMFALPDTTSFEVEDSVPQIFIGFYLAGDWDRARTTARRIVEVQPGSVPVTALVDLWTGHFTRARQTLSKAVAKGSQRGDGREIVQAALHLAEGLLQMRETSSRRTSTASADDRIARFRRHEPDSGKTVGGTTGPVHGLPNADYDWCQDYLADLLELQAHALRNPAKLADDLHRLGTEAEERGAHTLAVFAWMEASRHGSTAAQRSLPDAAEKVDGNLGRLATAVAKIRPGDDDEAVIAAADEALKFGAIVMCADLARSARDRAVQNNNPTAIKQARMLLDSSLRTITFDAGGADLSAILTTIEKQLVNGVAEGASNSELGDRLHLSVRTVEWHLGRLYRRLHVRDRQELKVIARSLA from the coding sequence ATGCGTTCAACACGTGCCGCGGCCAAAGGAAGCCGCGCGGAGATTGCGGAGATCACCGGGTTTCTGGCGGATCCCCACATCTGTGGGGTGCTTGTCATCGGCGCCTCCGGAATGGGCAAGACCACGATCATCAACGGTGTCGCAGCGAACCTGGACCCGGATGTGCCGGTCTTCCGGTTCCGCGGCTCGAACCTGATTGCCTCAAGGAAGCTGGGCATCTTCGAAGTTCTGCTTTCGTGTGAGGGAGAACAGGCCGATGAGATCGCATCGGGCGCCGCGCTGTCGGTCATGAGTCGGATCTTCGAACGGGAGCAATCACCCGTCGTGCTCATCGACAATGCGGACCGGGTCGATGAGCATTCGCTCTCGATCATCTCCCAGCTGGCTTCCGCCGGTCGGATCAGACTGGTCGCGGCCGCCGAAACGATCAGGCCGCCGATCGATCTGCTGGCGGCGCTGTGGACTGCAGGCAGGATCGTACGCACCGATCTTGAGGGCCTGGACGAGGATGCGATCGCCGCCATCGCTCGCGAAACAGGAGGCGAGCTCGATGACAGGACGATTGCAGATTATCGTCAGAAGTCGCAGGGCAACCCACGCATGCTGAGAAAGCTCATCGTCGGTGCGGCCGCGAGCGCCTCTTCTCGCCGAGGCGCCGATCATCGGGCGCTGTGGAATGTGCGGCCGGAGCAGAAGCGAATTCTCGAGATGATCGCGATGGCCGGTGCATTGCCGTATGAAGCGTTGCGGACCCTGTGCGAGCCCGAGGTCCTCGACAACCTGGTCGAGGGCGGAATCATCAACATCACTAGAGGCCGGTACGCCGAAGTGTCGGTGGTCGAACCTGCTGTCGCTCAGAGTCTGCGCGACGGTGTCCAGCCTTCGCATAGCCTGCAGCTGCTTCGGGACATCACCCCCGTTCTGGAGACGACACCTCTGGTCGGGGCCGCGCTGTTCGGCCAGGTGAGATGGACGCAGAACTGGGGAGTTCCAGTCGACGAGGTCAAGGTCCTCGGTGCTGCCATGTGGGCGAATGAGCGAGGAGACTTCGCTGCGGCGATCGAATTGCTGAGACACTCGAATTCTGATGATCCGGAGATCTACCTGGAGCTGGCGCGCGGGGAGCGGGGCCGAGGGGACTCCGTTGAGGCGGAGCACATCGTTGACCGTCTGATCTCCTCTCCGCAGGTGGGAGAGGGGTCCGACAGGTATCTCTCACGACTGGCGTGTATCGAGCTGCGGTTGACCGATCCCCGCGAGCCTCGGACTTTGCGTACCGAGTGGATTCGCGAACGGCTGCGTAGTCCCGTCGACACTGGTCGGTTGGACGTCACTCGTGCCCAGTTCGACGTGCGCGGAGGACGCTTGGACGAGGGGCGAAAACTGGCAGAGCGAGTCTTCCGCAATCGCAGCTGTCTGCCCCGACACCGTCAGCGTGCCTGCTCGCTGCTCGGCCAGGTGGAGATCATGTGCGGCCGAATTGAACGCGGTCTTGAGTATCTGACGCAGGCCGAGATGATGTTTGCTCTGCCGGATACGACGAGCTTCGAAGTCGAAGACTCAGTGCCGCAGATATTCATCGGATTCTATCTGGCAGGAGACTGGGATCGCGCACGCACGACCGCCAGACGAATCGTTGAGGTGCAGCCAGGTTCGGTTCCTGTCACAGCTCTTGTCGATTTGTGGACCGGTCACTTCACGCGGGCACGGCAGACTCTCAGCAAGGCTGTGGCGAAGGGGAGCCAGCGTGGAGACGGACGCGAAATCGTTCAAGCTGCTCTGCACCTGGCCGAGGGGCTGCTGCAGATGCGTGAGACCTCGAGCAGACGCACATCGACAGCCTCGGCAGACGATCGCATTGCCCGATTCCGCCGACACGAACCGGACAGCGGGAAAACCGTAGGAGGGACCACAGGACCGGTCCACGGTCTGCCCAACGCCGACTATGACTGGTGTCAGGACTATCTTGCCGACCTGCTTGAACTCCAAGCCCATGCGCTGAGGAACCCGGCGAAGCTCGCGGACGATCTGCACCGCCTCGGTACAGAGGCCGAAGAGCGTGGCGCCCACACCCTGGCTGTCTTTGCCTGGATGGAGGCGAGTCGGCATGGCAGCACGGCGGCGCAGCGGAGTCTGCCTGACGCAGCAGAGAAGGTGGACGGAAACCTGGGGCGACTGGCAACTGCGGTGGCGAAGATTCGCCCCGGTGACGATGACGAAGCGGTCATTGCCGCAGCGGATGAGGCGCTGAAGTTCGGGGCCATTGTGATGTGCGCAGATCTGGCACGCTCCGCACGCGACAGAGCCGTGCAGAACAATAACCCGACTGCGATCAAACAAGCTCGGATGCTGCTGGATTCGAGTCTGCGCACGATCACCTTCGACGCTGGTGGCGCAGACCTGTCTGCAATACTCACCACGATCGAGAAGCAGCTGGTCAATGGCGTGGCCGAGGGCGCGAGCAACTCGGAACTCGGCGATCGGCTGCATCTTTCGGTGCGTACAGTGGAATGGCACCTCGGCCGTCTCTATCGGCGCCTGCATGTCAGAGACCGGCAGGAACTCAAGGTGATCGCGCGGAGTCTGGCATGA
- a CDS encoding acyl-CoA dehydrogenase family protein: protein MDTLLNAEEREFAQKMRQFYRTEIPEELRFKVATGQELTKEDMVTSQRILNQHGYAVPNWPVEWGGQDWTPVQRHIWLEEMQLACVPQPLPFNVSMVGPVIATFGSQEIKERFLPATANIDIWWSQGFSEPDAGSDLASLKTTAVRNGDKYIVNGQKTWTTLGQYGDWMFNLVRTDPNVKKQAGISFLLIDMKTPGVTVRPIQLIDGGHEVNEVFFDNVEVPVENLVGEENKGWTYAKFLLGNERTGIARIGGSKVNLARAKAYAAVTKTARGTLLDDPLFSARLTRIEAELTALEMTQLRILSTQAAGSDKPDPRSSVLKLKGSQLQEDISELLVDVLGPQGLDFVADRAQGEGLSDLPLGAVDALPAYFNTRKVTIYGGSSEVQRGIISKALLGL from the coding sequence ATGGACACCTTGCTGAATGCAGAGGAGCGCGAGTTCGCGCAGAAGATGCGTCAGTTCTATCGCACGGAGATACCCGAGGAACTGCGCTTCAAGGTCGCCACCGGCCAGGAGCTGACCAAAGAGGACATGGTCACGTCGCAGCGCATCCTCAATCAGCACGGATACGCTGTGCCGAACTGGCCTGTCGAATGGGGCGGTCAGGACTGGACTCCTGTGCAGCGACACATCTGGCTCGAGGAGATGCAGCTTGCCTGCGTCCCGCAGCCGCTGCCCTTCAACGTCTCCATGGTCGGCCCTGTCATCGCGACCTTCGGCAGCCAGGAGATCAAGGAGCGTTTCCTGCCCGCCACCGCCAACATCGACATCTGGTGGTCGCAGGGCTTCTCCGAACCCGATGCCGGCTCTGACCTCGCTTCGCTGAAGACCACCGCGGTCCGCAACGGAGACAAGTACATCGTCAACGGTCAGAAGACCTGGACAACCTTGGGCCAGTACGGCGACTGGATGTTCAACCTGGTGCGCACCGACCCGAACGTGAAGAAGCAGGCGGGTATCTCATTCCTGCTCATCGACATGAAGACGCCCGGTGTCACCGTCCGCCCGATTCAGCTCATCGACGGCGGCCATGAGGTCAACGAAGTCTTCTTCGACAATGTCGAGGTTCCCGTCGAGAACCTCGTCGGCGAAGAGAACAAGGGCTGGACCTACGCGAAGTTCCTGCTCGGCAACGAGCGCACCGGCATCGCCCGCATCGGCGGATCCAAGGTCAACCTGGCCCGGGCCAAGGCCTACGCCGCGGTGACGAAGACGGCACGTGGCACCCTGCTGGATGACCCTCTGTTCTCCGCCCGTCTGACTCGGATCGAAGCCGAACTCACTGCGCTTGAGATGACCCAGCTGCGCATCCTCTCAACTCAGGCTGCCGGATCTGACAAGCCGGATCCACGCTCCTCTGTGCTCAAGCTCAAGGGCTCGCAGTTACAGGAGGACATCAGCGAACTCCTCGTTGACGTCCTCGGCCCACAAGGGCTCGACTTCGTCGCCGACCGCGCCCAGGGCGAGGGCCTCTCAGACCTTCCGCTGGGTGCCGTCGATGCCCTTCCCGCGTACTTCAACACCCGCAAGGTCACCATCTACGGCGGCTCGTCCGAGGTCCAGCGCGGAATCATCTCGAAAGCACTGCTTGGTCTCTGA
- a CDS encoding acyl-CoA dehydrogenase family protein codes for MDLELNDIQQELASTLNKYLRSEYDTQAREAILASDEGISREKWEQFAEMGLLGLAIPENYGGAEMTFAEVAVVLEAFGRSLVLEPFLATAVLGANAIVAAGTEEQKQEILPSVCEGQTFLAFAALEPGLRYAVDTPSTTASAGADGAYTISGEKNGVLGGDVADHFIVTAAENGDLGLYLVAASASGVNRVAHRQADGQGSASVKFDNAPAQRLGAADAHAVVAELIDTANAAIMAEAVGVMETSLTMTAEYLKTREQFGAPIGANQALQHRAADLYADLEYARSMALFSRLAVTSEEAGSEKDRHRDVIAAKIIIDSSARTISQESIQMHGGIGMTMEYPIGHYAKRLTVISRTFDDADSLTAELAEIGGLIEPHAADLN; via the coding sequence ATGGATCTTGAACTCAACGACATTCAGCAAGAACTCGCCAGCACTTTGAACAAGTACCTGCGCAGCGAGTACGACACACAGGCCCGCGAAGCAATCCTGGCCAGCGACGAGGGCATCTCCCGCGAGAAGTGGGAGCAGTTCGCAGAGATGGGCCTGCTCGGCCTGGCAATCCCGGAGAACTACGGTGGAGCCGAGATGACCTTCGCCGAGGTTGCTGTGGTGCTCGAAGCATTCGGCCGTTCGCTCGTGCTCGAGCCGTTCCTGGCCACAGCTGTGCTGGGTGCCAACGCCATCGTCGCCGCCGGCACCGAAGAGCAGAAGCAGGAGATCCTGCCCTCTGTGTGTGAAGGCCAAACCTTCCTCGCCTTCGCTGCCCTTGAGCCCGGCCTGCGCTACGCGGTCGACACGCCCTCCACCACAGCCTCGGCGGGCGCTGACGGTGCCTACACGATCAGCGGAGAGAAGAACGGTGTGCTCGGCGGCGACGTCGCCGACCACTTCATCGTCACTGCCGCAGAGAACGGCGATCTGGGTCTCTACCTCGTCGCTGCATCGGCGTCGGGCGTTAATCGCGTCGCTCACCGTCAGGCCGATGGACAGGGCAGCGCCAGCGTGAAGTTCGACAATGCTCCCGCCCAGCGTCTGGGCGCCGCCGATGCGCACGCTGTCGTCGCCGAACTCATCGACACTGCCAACGCCGCGATCATGGCCGAAGCCGTCGGCGTCATGGAGACCTCCCTGACGATGACGGCAGAGTACCTCAAAACTCGCGAGCAGTTCGGTGCCCCGATCGGTGCCAACCAGGCTCTCCAGCACCGTGCGGCCGACCTCTACGCGGACCTCGAGTACGCCCGAAGCATGGCACTGTTCTCGCGCCTCGCGGTCACCAGCGAAGAGGCAGGCTCCGAAAAGGACCGTCACCGCGATGTCATTGCGGCCAAGATCATCATCGATTCGTCGGCTCGCACCATCAGCCAGGAATCGATTCAGATGCACGGCGGCATCGGCATGACCATGGAATACCCCATCGGCCACTATGCCAAGCGGTTGACGGTCATCTCACGTACGTTCGACGATGCCGATTCGCTGACTGCCGAGCTGGCAGAGATCGGCGGACTCATCGAGCCGCACGCCGCCGATCTGAACTGA
- a CDS encoding TrmH family RNA methyltransferase, giving the protein MTEDSASESNAPQVGVGPWTGPWPVSEHFDPELLAEGDRRNVVDKYRYWKLEAIVADLDSTRHEFHVGVENWQHDLNIGSVVRTANAFNAAAVHIVGRRRWNRRGAMVTDRYQHIIHHPSIDDLLQWCTDNDVPLIGIDNFPDSVPLETYDLPRRSLLLFGQEGPGLSEEAHQASTAVLSIAQYGSTRSMNAAAAAAITMHSWIRRHVYDQPVS; this is encoded by the coding sequence GTGACTGAGGACAGCGCGTCGGAGTCGAACGCGCCACAGGTGGGGGTCGGTCCGTGGACCGGCCCCTGGCCTGTGTCTGAGCACTTCGATCCCGAGCTTCTGGCTGAGGGCGATCGGCGCAATGTCGTCGACAAGTATCGCTACTGGAAACTTGAGGCGATCGTTGCCGATCTCGACTCGACGCGGCACGAATTCCACGTCGGTGTGGAGAACTGGCAGCACGACCTCAACATCGGTTCGGTCGTCCGGACGGCCAATGCCTTCAATGCAGCCGCAGTGCACATCGTGGGCAGACGGCGCTGGAATCGGCGTGGGGCGATGGTCACCGACCGGTACCAGCACATCATCCACCACCCGAGCATCGACGATCTTCTGCAGTGGTGCACCGACAATGACGTGCCGCTGATCGGGATCGACAACTTCCCGGACTCCGTGCCGCTGGAGACCTATGACCTCCCGCGCCGCAGCCTGCTGCTGTTCGGCCAGGAGGGACCCGGCCTGAGCGAGGAAGCGCACCAGGCGAGCACTGCGGTGCTGTCGATCGCCCAGTACGGTTCGACAAGGTCCATGAACGCCGCCGCCGCGGCAGCGATCACCATGCACTCATGGATCCGCCGTCACGTCTACGACCAGCCGGTGAGCTGA